A genome region from Streptomyces antimycoticus includes the following:
- a CDS encoding isoafricanol synthase, producing the protein MHAHASRPQARQTTLLRRAALFDFPASADLSPGTEAARQHTIQWLSRFGVFEDPASVAEYDALRFDVLAGLFYPRATGADLNLGSDLVGWYFVFDDQFDGELGSRPEAVARLVADVIRITEEDAAHGRTQDGEGPLLESFRDLWRRISSGRPQVWRDRFRHHWLEYLHSYHHEALERTGALPGDGGDAPRSVEAVLALRRHSIGVQPCLDLNEPFGGYTLPPALHGGFPMARMREATDDVVVFTNDIASLDKELAVGDVHNSVIVQWERAGGELEDAVGHIADLANARYRWFEETAARLPALLTEAGADPGTHHAVRRYVDGMRHVMTGNLGWSLRTARYDERGTEAVSGGRQRPWAQLTGAEELIRAGRGAPLPPLGSGSGSR; encoded by the coding sequence ATGCACGCGCACGCTTCGCGACCACAGGCCCGGCAGACGACACTGCTGCGCCGGGCGGCCCTGTTCGACTTTCCGGCCTCCGCCGACCTCAGTCCCGGCACCGAGGCAGCCAGGCAGCACACCATCCAATGGCTTTCGCGGTTCGGCGTCTTCGAGGACCCCGCGTCCGTCGCCGAGTACGACGCGCTCCGCTTCGACGTGCTGGCGGGCCTGTTCTACCCCCGGGCGACCGGCGCCGATCTGAACCTGGGCAGTGACCTCGTGGGCTGGTACTTCGTCTTCGACGATCAGTTCGACGGCGAACTGGGCTCCCGTCCGGAGGCCGTGGCACGGCTGGTGGCGGACGTCATCCGGATCACCGAGGAGGACGCGGCGCACGGCAGGACACAGGACGGCGAAGGGCCGCTCCTGGAGAGCTTCCGCGACCTGTGGCGACGGATCAGCTCCGGGCGGCCGCAGGTGTGGCGGGACCGCTTCCGCCACCACTGGCTGGAGTACCTGCACTCCTACCACCACGAGGCCCTGGAACGGACCGGCGCCCTGCCCGGGGACGGCGGGGACGCACCGCGCTCGGTGGAGGCCGTGCTGGCACTGCGGCGTCACTCGATAGGCGTACAGCCCTGTCTCGACCTGAACGAGCCGTTCGGCGGCTACACCCTGCCGCCCGCGCTGCACGGCGGCTTCCCGATGGCGCGGATGCGGGAGGCTACGGACGATGTGGTGGTCTTCACCAATGACATCGCTTCCCTGGACAAGGAACTGGCCGTCGGCGACGTCCACAACAGTGTCATCGTCCAGTGGGAGCGCGCGGGTGGTGAACTGGAGGACGCGGTAGGCCATATCGCCGACCTGGCCAACGCGCGCTATCGGTGGTTCGAGGAGACCGCGGCCAGGCTGCCGGCGCTGCTCACCGAGGCGGGGGCGGACCCGGGCACCCACCACGCCGTGCGGCGCTATGTGGACGGCATGCGGCATGTGATGACCGGCAATCTGGGCTGGTCGCTGCGTACGGCACGCTACGACGAGCGGGGCACCGAGGCGGTCAGCGGGGGACGGCAGCGGCCCTGGGCCCAGCTGACCGGCGCGGAGGAGCTGATCCGGGCGGGGCGGGGTGCGCCGCTGCCACCGCTGGGCAGCGGCTCGGGCTCCCGTTAG
- a CDS encoding AMP-dependent synthetase/ligase, translated as MREFSLPHMVEPLRAGGLADSVYELADREPDRAQLARRDATDRGRWTPVTAGTFRDEVLALAKGLLAEGVRFGDRVALMARTRYEWTLFSYALWSVGAQVVTVYPTSSAEQVRWILAQTRAVAVVVEGEDHAMTVGAVCDALPWLRSIWQMDQGCVAELWRRGADVHEELVTERRWLVEPRCTAVICYTSGTTGQPLGCMITHANLAAECDTLFAGWSGLFAEPGVQPAILAFLPLAHIYGLMVQVLCVRGGILMGHEPELTPSALLPSFQSFRPTCVFAVPYIFEKILAAARTAAQDAGRGVVFQKAMATAMRYAAAVEQQAQGGGKGPGPGRRAMHAVFDRMVYRRLRAVLGGRVRYAVTGGSPFSRELGLTFAGAGITVYNGYGLTETTAAITAQPPGRPRHGTVGRPMPGTTVRIAPDGEVWVRGGTVFEGYLDDPKATAAALRDGWLHTGDVGFLDGEGYLTITGRKKDIIITSGGKSVCPLPLEERLRAYPLISQCVLVGDNRPFVGALITLDAEMLARWHQVVGARLPVGREHASANKALHAEIQQAVSTANLSVSRAESIRAFRILPKEFTVADGLLTPSLKLRRDAVYKVCAAQIEQLYAS; from the coding sequence GTGCGCGAATTCAGTCTCCCTCACATGGTGGAACCACTGCGCGCGGGCGGGCTCGCGGACTCGGTCTACGAGCTCGCGGACCGCGAACCGGACAGGGCCCAGCTCGCCCGGCGCGACGCCACCGACCGCGGCCGGTGGACTCCGGTGACCGCCGGGACCTTCCGGGACGAGGTGCTGGCGCTGGCGAAGGGCCTGCTGGCCGAGGGCGTGCGGTTCGGGGACCGGGTGGCCCTGATGGCACGGACGCGGTACGAGTGGACGCTGTTCAGCTATGCCCTGTGGTCGGTCGGGGCCCAGGTGGTGACCGTCTATCCCACCTCCTCGGCGGAGCAGGTGCGCTGGATCCTGGCCCAGACCCGGGCCGTGGCCGTGGTGGTCGAGGGCGAGGACCACGCCATGACGGTCGGCGCCGTCTGCGACGCCCTTCCCTGGCTGCGCTCCATCTGGCAGATGGACCAGGGGTGCGTGGCGGAGCTGTGGCGGCGGGGCGCCGACGTCCACGAGGAACTGGTCACCGAGCGGCGCTGGCTCGTGGAACCGCGCTGTACCGCGGTCATCTGCTACACCTCGGGCACCACCGGACAGCCCCTGGGGTGCATGATCACCCATGCCAACCTCGCCGCCGAATGCGACACCCTGTTCGCCGGCTGGAGCGGGCTGTTCGCCGAGCCCGGGGTGCAGCCCGCCATCCTCGCCTTCCTCCCGCTGGCGCATATCTACGGACTGATGGTCCAAGTGCTCTGTGTGCGGGGCGGCATCCTCATGGGGCATGAACCCGAGCTCACCCCGTCCGCCCTGCTGCCGTCCTTCCAGAGCTTCCGCCCGACCTGTGTCTTCGCGGTGCCCTACATCTTCGAGAAGATCCTCGCGGCCGCGCGGACAGCCGCCCAGGACGCGGGCAGGGGCGTGGTCTTCCAGAAGGCCATGGCCACGGCGATGCGCTACGCGGCGGCCGTCGAGCAGCAGGCACAGGGCGGCGGGAAGGGACCGGGCCCGGGGCGCAGGGCCATGCACGCCGTCTTCGACCGCATGGTCTACCGGCGCCTGAGAGCCGTCCTGGGCGGCCGGGTGCGCTACGCGGTCACCGGTGGCTCACCGTTCAGCCGGGAGCTGGGGCTGACGTTCGCCGGCGCCGGGATCACCGTCTACAACGGCTACGGCCTCACCGAGACCACGGCGGCGATCACCGCGCAGCCGCCCGGCCGTCCCCGGCACGGCACGGTGGGCCGCCCGATGCCGGGCACGACGGTGCGTATCGCGCCGGACGGCGAGGTATGGGTGCGCGGCGGCACCGTCTTCGAAGGCTATCTGGACGATCCGAAGGCCACCGCGGCCGCGCTGCGCGACGGCTGGCTGCACACCGGAGACGTCGGTTTCCTCGACGGCGAGGGCTATCTCACCATCACCGGCCGTAAGAAGGACATCATCATCACCAGCGGCGGTAAGAGCGTATGCCCGCTGCCGCTGGAGGAGCGGCTGCGGGCGTATCCGCTGATCTCGCAGTGCGTCCTGGTGGGCGACAACCGCCCCTTCGTGGGGGCGCTGATCACCCTGGACGCCGAGATGCTGGCGCGCTGGCACCAGGTGGTCGGCGCGCGGCTTCCCGTCGGCCGGGAGCACGCGTCGGCGAACAAGGCGCTGCACGCGGAGATCCAGCAGGCGGTCTCCACGGCGAACCTCTCGGTGTCCAGGGCGGAGTCGATCAGGGCCTTCCGTATCCTCCCGAAGGAATTCACCGTGGCGGACGGGCTGTTGACGCCCTCGCTCAAACTGCGGCGCGACGCGGTCTACAAGGTCTGCGCCGCACAGATCGAGCAGCTCTACGCGAGCTGA
- a CDS encoding DUF397 domain-containing protein, with the protein MADTTTTAQPLTGSAEKPDLDLSGAQWQSSSQGVGDVEIAFVEGFIAMRHGRRPEGPALIFTPAEWRAFVLGAREGEFDLT; encoded by the coding sequence GTGGCCGACACCACCACCACCGCACAGCCACTGACAGGAAGCGCAGAGAAGCCCGACCTCGACCTCTCGGGCGCCCAGTGGCAGTCGAGTAGCCAGGGTGTGGGCGATGTGGAGATCGCCTTCGTCGAGGGCTTCATCGCGATGCGCCACGGCCGTCGTCCCGAGGGCCCGGCACTGATCTTCACCCCGGCCGAGTGGCGCGCCTTCGTCCTGGGCGCGCGTGAGGGCGAGTTCGACCTCACCTGA
- a CDS encoding thiolase domain-containing protein — MTKEPVAVVGIGQTKHTAARRDVSIAGLVREAAVRALDDAELTWADIDAVVIGKAPDFFEGVMMPELYLADALGAVGKPMLRVHTAGSVGGSTALVASGLVASRVHRTVLTLAFEKQSESNAMWGLSLPIPFQQPLLAGAGGFFAPHVRAYMRRTGAPDGIGALVAYKDRRNALRNPYAHLHEHDLTLEKVRSSPMLWDPIRYSETCPSSDGACAMVLTDRAGADRAPYPPAWMHGGAMRSEPTLFAGKDCVSPRAGRDCAADVYRQAGITDPRREIDAVEMYVPFSWYEPMWLENLGFADEGEGWKLTESGVTGIDGELPVNPSGGVLSTNPIGASGMLRFAEAALQVRGRAGEHQIDGARKALGHAYGGGSQFFSMWVVADTPPAN, encoded by the coding sequence GTGACCAAGGAGCCGGTGGCCGTCGTCGGGATCGGCCAGACCAAGCACACCGCCGCACGCCGGGACGTCTCCATCGCCGGGCTGGTCCGGGAGGCCGCCGTACGGGCCCTGGACGACGCCGAGCTGACCTGGGCGGACATCGATGCCGTCGTCATCGGCAAGGCGCCCGACTTCTTCGAGGGCGTCATGATGCCCGAGCTGTACCTCGCCGACGCGCTCGGCGCGGTCGGCAAGCCGATGCTGCGCGTGCACACCGCCGGTTCGGTCGGCGGCTCCACCGCGCTGGTGGCCTCGGGCCTGGTCGCTTCCCGTGTCCATCGGACCGTACTCACCCTCGCCTTCGAGAAGCAGTCGGAGTCGAACGCCATGTGGGGGCTGTCCCTGCCCATCCCGTTCCAGCAGCCGCTGCTGGCCGGGGCGGGCGGCTTCTTCGCCCCGCACGTACGGGCGTACATGCGGCGCACCGGCGCGCCCGACGGTATCGGCGCCCTCGTGGCCTACAAGGACCGCCGCAACGCCCTGCGCAACCCCTACGCGCATCTGCACGAGCACGATCTGACGCTGGAGAAGGTGCGGTCCTCCCCGATGCTGTGGGACCCCATCCGCTACTCGGAGACCTGCCCCTCCTCGGACGGCGCCTGCGCCATGGTGCTCACCGACCGGGCCGGGGCGGACCGTGCCCCGTATCCGCCCGCCTGGATGCACGGCGGCGCCATGCGCAGCGAGCCGACGCTCTTCGCGGGGAAGGACTGCGTATCGCCGAGGGCGGGCCGGGACTGCGCCGCCGACGTCTACCGCCAGGCCGGGATCACCGATCCGCGCCGGGAGATCGACGCGGTGGAGATGTATGTGCCCTTCAGCTGGTACGAACCCATGTGGCTGGAGAACCTCGGCTTCGCGGACGAGGGCGAGGGCTGGAAGCTCACCGAGTCGGGGGTGACCGGGATCGACGGCGAGCTCCCGGTCAACCCCTCGGGCGGGGTGCTGTCCACCAACCCCATCGGCGCGTCCGGGATGCTGCGGTTCGCCGAGGCCGCACTCCAGGTGCGCGGACGGGCGGGCGAACACCAGATCGACGGCGCCCGTAAGGCGCTCGGCCACGCCTATGGCGGGGGCTCGCAGTTCTTCTCGATGTGGGTGGTCGCGGACACGCCGCCCGCCAATTGA
- a CDS encoding thiolase domain-containing protein, whose amino-acid sequence MREVAIVAFGQSHHRRDSAEVSEVEMLMPVLHQVLDAVGLRAGEIDFTCSGSSDYLAGRAFSFTMALDGVGAWPPISESHVEMDGAWALYEAWTRLLTGEADTALVYSYGKSSPGDLREVLTRQLDPYYVAPLWPDSVSLAALQAQALLDAEDAEDTGADERALAAVAARSRTAAEDNPHAQVTGSPPPETLLDDPYLVRPLRRHDCPPVGDGAAAVVLAAGDTARRLCRRPAWIRGMDHRTEAHSLGVRDLTRSPSTRLAAERAGAFEAPADLAELHAPFTSQELILRRELGLGEGVRVNPSGGALAANPMMAAGLIRLGEAAAAIHRGAADRALAHATSGPCLQQNLVAVLEGDVL is encoded by the coding sequence ATGCGAGAGGTTGCCATCGTCGCCTTCGGCCAGAGCCACCACCGGCGCGACAGCGCGGAGGTCTCCGAGGTCGAGATGCTGATGCCCGTCCTCCACCAGGTGCTCGACGCCGTCGGACTCCGGGCGGGCGAGATCGACTTCACCTGCTCCGGCTCCTCCGACTATCTGGCGGGCCGGGCCTTCTCCTTCACCATGGCCCTCGACGGCGTCGGCGCCTGGCCGCCGATCTCGGAGTCCCATGTGGAGATGGACGGCGCCTGGGCGCTGTACGAGGCATGGACGAGGCTGCTGACGGGCGAGGCGGACACCGCGCTCGTCTACTCCTACGGCAAGTCCTCGCCCGGCGATCTGCGGGAGGTCCTGACCCGCCAGCTCGACCCGTACTACGTGGCGCCCCTGTGGCCGGACTCGGTCTCCCTCGCCGCCCTCCAGGCCCAGGCGCTGCTCGACGCGGAAGACGCCGAAGACACCGGCGCCGACGAGCGGGCGCTGGCCGCGGTCGCCGCGCGCAGCCGGACCGCGGCCGAGGACAACCCGCATGCTCAGGTGACCGGTTCACCCCCGCCCGAGACCCTGCTGGACGACCCGTATCTGGTGCGGCCGCTGCGCCGCCACGACTGCCCGCCGGTCGGCGACGGCGCGGCCGCCGTCGTGCTCGCCGCCGGGGACACCGCGCGCCGGCTCTGCCGCCGCCCGGCCTGGATCCGTGGCATGGACCACCGGACGGAGGCGCACAGCCTCGGCGTACGGGACCTCACCCGCTCTCCGTCCACCCGGCTCGCCGCCGAGCGCGCGGGCGCCTTCGAGGCCCCCGCCGACCTGGCCGAGCTGCATGCGCCGTTCACCTCGCAGGAGCTGATCCTCCGCCGGGAGCTGGGGCTGGGGGAGGGCGTACGTGTCAATCCGTCCGGCGGGGCGCTGGCCGCCAACCCCATGATGGCCGCCGGGCTGATCCGCCTCGGCGAGGCCGCCGCCGCCATCCACCGCGGCGCCGCCGACCGGGCCCTCGCCCATGCCACCTCGGGCCCGTGTCTGCAGCAGAACCTGGTGGCGGTCCTGGAAGGGGATGTCCTGTGA
- a CDS encoding Zn-ribbon domain-containing OB-fold protein: MTPAPSPEVLQAPLVVEFPFTRSLGPVQSAFLTGLRERTVLGVRTTDGRVLVPPVEYDPVTADELSDLVEVAPTGTVTTWAWNPASRRGQPLDTPFAWVLVRLDGADTALLHALDAPGPDAVRTGMRVRIRWAEERVGAITDIACFEPYDGAEGGEAVPHSGEFTDPVTGIVAPARLDYTYAPGRAQSRYLKALGDRTTQGERCPSCRKVYVPPRGACPTCGVATDEQVEVGPRGTVTTFCIVNIKARNLDIEVPYVYAHIALDGAGLALHGRVGGIPYDQVRMGLRVEPVWSEDSRYPDHYRPTGEPDADYDTYKELL, from the coding sequence ATGACCCCGGCTCCCTCACCCGAGGTGCTCCAGGCCCCTCTGGTCGTCGAGTTCCCCTTCACCCGCTCCCTCGGCCCGGTGCAGAGCGCCTTCCTCACCGGACTGCGTGAACGCACCGTGCTCGGCGTGCGCACCACCGACGGCCGGGTGCTGGTGCCGCCCGTCGAATACGACCCGGTCACCGCCGACGAGCTGTCCGACCTCGTCGAGGTCGCCCCCACCGGCACCGTCACCACCTGGGCCTGGAACCCCGCGTCGCGCCGCGGCCAACCCCTGGACACCCCCTTCGCCTGGGTGCTGGTGCGGCTGGACGGTGCGGACACCGCCCTCCTCCACGCGCTCGACGCGCCCGGCCCCGACGCGGTGCGCACCGGTATGCGGGTGCGCATCCGCTGGGCCGAGGAGCGCGTGGGCGCCATCACCGACATCGCCTGCTTCGAACCGTACGACGGCGCCGAGGGCGGCGAAGCCGTGCCGCACAGCGGGGAGTTCACCGACCCCGTCACCGGCATCGTGGCCCCCGCCCGCCTCGACTACACCTACGCACCCGGCCGCGCCCAGTCGCGCTATCTGAAGGCCCTCGGCGACCGCACCACCCAGGGGGAGCGCTGCCCGTCCTGCCGAAAGGTGTACGTCCCGCCCCGGGGCGCCTGCCCCACCTGCGGGGTCGCCACCGACGAGCAGGTGGAGGTCGGCCCGCGCGGCACGGTCACCACCTTCTGCATCGTGAACATCAAGGCCCGCAACCTCGATATCGAAGTGCCCTACGTCTACGCCCATATCGCCCTGGACGGGGCCGGTCTGGCCCTCCACGGGCGCGTCGGCGGCATCCCCTACGACCAGGTGCGCATGGGGCTGCGCGTGGAGCCCGTATGGAGCGAGGACAGCCGCTACCCCGACCACTACCGCCCCACCGGCGAACCCGACGCCGACTACGACACCTACAAGGAGCTGTTGTAG
- a CDS encoding crotonase/enoyl-CoA hydratase family protein, translated as MTSGTEHLIVERVGATLVLTLNRPEARNALSLPMLVGLYDGWAEADEDDAVRSVVLTGAGGAFCAGMDLKALAAGGRMDGQHVRDRLAADPDLHWKAMLRHHRPRKPVIAAVEGPCVAGGTEILQGTDIRVAGRGATFGLFEVRRGLFPIGGSTVRLARQLPRTHALEMLLTGRPYPAEEAARIGLIGHVVPDGTALEKALEIAELINANGPLAVEAVKASVYETAEMTESDGLKSELERGWPVFDTADAKEGSKAFAEKRPPVYRRA; from the coding sequence GTGACAAGCGGGACCGAACACCTCATCGTCGAGCGCGTCGGCGCGACCCTGGTGCTCACCTTGAACCGGCCAGAGGCCAGGAACGCGCTCTCGCTGCCGATGCTGGTCGGGCTGTACGACGGCTGGGCCGAGGCCGACGAGGACGATGCCGTGCGCTCCGTGGTGCTCACCGGCGCCGGTGGGGCCTTCTGCGCGGGAATGGACCTCAAGGCGCTCGCGGCCGGCGGCCGGATGGACGGGCAGCATGTCCGCGACCGCCTCGCGGCCGACCCCGATCTGCACTGGAAGGCGATGCTCCGCCACCATCGGCCGCGCAAACCGGTGATCGCCGCCGTCGAGGGTCCCTGTGTCGCGGGCGGCACCGAGATCCTTCAGGGCACCGACATCCGGGTCGCGGGCCGCGGCGCCACCTTCGGGCTCTTCGAGGTCCGCCGCGGGCTGTTCCCCATCGGCGGCTCCACCGTACGGCTGGCCCGCCAGTTGCCCCGCACCCACGCCCTGGAGATGCTGCTCACCGGGCGCCCCTACCCGGCCGAGGAGGCGGCGCGGATCGGGCTGATCGGCCATGTCGTCCCGGACGGCACGGCGCTGGAGAAGGCCCTGGAGATCGCCGAGCTGATCAACGCCAACGGTCCGCTCGCCGTCGAGGCGGTCAAGGCGTCCGTCTACGAGACCGCCGAGATGACCGAGTCCGACGGTCTGAAGTCCGAACTCGAACGCGGCTGGCCGGTCTTCGACACCGCCGACGCCAAGGAGGGTTCGAAAGCCTTCGCGGAGAAACGGCCGCCGGTCTACCGCCGGGCGTGA
- a CDS encoding acyl-CoA synthetase, protein MEYNLADLFESIVDTVPGREALVYLDHPGTGAERRLTYAQLDAAANRLAHHLRDSGIAAGEHVGLHLCNGVEYLQTALACVKIRAVPVNVNYRYVEDELVYLYRDADLAALVYDAEFGERVAAALPHTDSLRHLVRVGTGDGPRTSVAFTDAEASGSPERGFPARSADDRFIIYTGGTTGMPKGVMWRQEDLFFSGLGGGAPTGRPVGRPEELAERVAAGGEGLVFFPTPPLMHGTSTLTAFIAFNFGQKVVLHRKFVPQDVLRTVQKEKVTTVSLVGDAMLRPLVDALTGPLKGTDLSSLLSVSSSGAILSETVRAQFAELAPHTLLLNNFGSSESGFNGTATDDSGPQKGFRLHVNARTTVVDPATLAPVAPGEPGRIAQRGHVPLGYYNDAKKTAETFFEADGERWVLLGDMATVDEQGVITVLGRGSQCINTGGEKVYPEEVEQALKAHPDVYDALVAGVPDSRWGHRVAAVVQPRTQTSGLTADAIRDHCRERLAGYKIPRTVVFTDRIQRSPSGKADYRWARAVAQEADRDTAHRGGTAGAD, encoded by the coding sequence ATGGAGTACAACCTTGCCGACCTGTTCGAGTCGATCGTCGACACGGTGCCAGGCAGAGAGGCGCTGGTGTACCTGGACCACCCCGGCACCGGAGCCGAGCGGCGGCTCACCTACGCCCAGCTCGACGCCGCCGCCAACCGGCTCGCCCACCATCTGCGGGACAGCGGAATCGCTGCGGGCGAGCATGTCGGGCTGCATCTGTGCAACGGCGTCGAGTACCTCCAGACCGCTCTGGCCTGCGTGAAGATCCGGGCGGTGCCGGTGAACGTCAACTACCGCTACGTGGAAGACGAGTTGGTCTACCTCTACCGCGACGCGGACTTGGCCGCGCTGGTCTACGACGCCGAGTTCGGCGAGCGGGTGGCCGCCGCGCTGCCGCACACCGACAGCCTGCGCCATCTGGTGCGGGTCGGCACCGGGGACGGCCCCCGTACGTCCGTGGCGTTCACCGACGCCGAGGCGTCCGGGTCACCCGAGCGCGGCTTCCCGGCACGGTCCGCCGACGACCGCTTCATCATCTACACCGGCGGCACCACCGGTATGCCCAAGGGCGTGATGTGGCGGCAGGAGGACCTCTTCTTCTCCGGGCTGGGCGGCGGCGCTCCGACCGGCCGGCCCGTCGGGCGCCCGGAGGAGCTGGCCGAGCGGGTGGCCGCGGGCGGCGAGGGGCTGGTCTTCTTCCCCACTCCGCCGCTGATGCACGGCACCTCCACCCTTACGGCCTTCATCGCGTTCAACTTCGGTCAGAAGGTGGTGCTGCACCGAAAGTTCGTGCCTCAGGACGTCCTGAGGACGGTCCAGAAGGAGAAGGTCACCACGGTCTCGCTGGTCGGCGACGCGATGCTGCGGCCCCTGGTGGACGCCCTGACCGGCCCCCTCAAGGGCACCGATCTCTCCTCGCTGCTCAGCGTCAGCAGCTCGGGCGCGATCCTGTCGGAGACCGTACGCGCCCAGTTCGCCGAGCTCGCCCCGCACACCCTGCTGCTGAACAACTTCGGCTCCTCGGAGTCCGGGTTCAACGGCACGGCCACCGACGACTCCGGCCCCCAGAAGGGCTTCCGGCTGCACGTCAACGCCCGTACGACGGTGGTGGACCCGGCGACCCTGGCCCCGGTGGCACCCGGTGAGCCCGGCCGGATCGCCCAGCGCGGCCATGTGCCGCTCGGCTACTACAACGACGCGAAGAAGACCGCCGAGACGTTCTTCGAGGCGGACGGCGAGCGCTGGGTGCTGCTCGGCGACATGGCCACCGTCGACGAGCAGGGCGTGATCACCGTCCTCGGGCGCGGTTCGCAGTGCATCAACACCGGGGGCGAGAAGGTCTATCCCGAAGAGGTCGAACAGGCCCTGAAGGCCCATCCGGACGTGTACGACGCGCTGGTGGCGGGCGTCCCGGACAGCCGCTGGGGCCATCGCGTCGCGGCCGTCGTCCAGCCCCGGACACAGACGTCCGGGCTCACCGCCGACGCCATCCGCGACCACTGCCGGGAGCGGCTCGCGGGCTACAAGATCCCGCGTACGGTCGTCTTCACCGACCGCATCCAGCGCTCCCCCAGCGGCAAGGCGGACTACCGATGGGCGCGCGCGGTCGCACAGGAGGCGGACCGGGACACCGCACACCGCGGAGGAACCGCCGGCGCCGACTAG
- a CDS encoding GNAT family N-acetyltransferase: MNLPPVPLADGITMRIPVPDDAEALADAYTRNREHLHPTSPRREESFFTADGQVARLRDQLEQWESGRLVPWVLAGAERILGTVTLSHIVLGPWRNAHLAYWLDAGHLGRGLTTLAVRSACRVADEQLGLHRIEASTLVENVPSQRVLLRCEFTRIGMAPDYLHIAGAWRDHLLFQRVLNDRPSA; encoded by the coding sequence GTGAACCTTCCTCCTGTGCCCCTCGCCGACGGGATCACGATGCGGATCCCCGTCCCGGATGACGCCGAGGCGCTCGCTGACGCGTACACGCGCAACCGTGAGCATCTGCACCCCACCAGCCCGCGGCGGGAGGAGAGCTTCTTCACCGCCGACGGCCAGGTCGCCCGGCTGCGGGACCAGCTGGAGCAGTGGGAGTCCGGCCGACTGGTGCCCTGGGTGCTGGCCGGTGCCGAGCGGATCCTGGGCACGGTCACGCTGTCGCATATCGTCCTCGGGCCCTGGCGCAACGCCCATCTCGCCTACTGGCTCGACGCCGGGCACCTCGGCCGCGGGCTGACCACCCTGGCCGTGCGGTCCGCCTGCCGGGTGGCCGACGAGCAGCTCGGGCTGCACCGGATCGAGGCCAGCACACTGGTGGAGAACGTCCCGTCCCAGCGCGTCCTGTTGCGCTGTGAGTTCACCCGGATCGGCATGGCGCCGGACTATCTGCACATCGCCGGCGCCTGGCGGGACCATCTGCTCTTCCAGCGCGTCCTCAACGACCGCCCCTCGGCCTGA
- a CDS encoding chorismate mutase: MRPHLSPRHALIAALTTAVLATGATAAFAAPAGPARVHGTLRPLVDLSAQRVLVADEVAAAKWGTDSPIDDPAREREVLEAVARQAEELGADPVATSRIFRDQIEASKVVQRGLYRRWDADPSQAPTERPDLGRIRLEINRINGELVRAIADSAAVREAPSCVGRLTAGVAAVIHGRQLDALHSVALGRSLPSVCERAAP; the protein is encoded by the coding sequence ATGCGACCGCATCTGTCCCCGCGTCATGCGCTGATCGCCGCGCTGACCACCGCCGTGCTGGCCACGGGGGCCACCGCCGCCTTCGCCGCTCCGGCGGGTCCGGCCCGTGTCCATGGCACCCTGCGGCCGCTGGTCGATCTCTCCGCGCAACGGGTGCTGGTGGCCGATGAGGTCGCCGCCGCGAAGTGGGGCACGGACAGCCCGATCGACGACCCGGCGCGGGAGCGGGAGGTGCTGGAGGCGGTGGCGCGGCAGGCCGAGGAGCTGGGTGCCGACCCCGTGGCGACGTCGAGGATCTTCCGCGACCAGATCGAGGCCAGCAAGGTCGTCCAGCGTGGCCTCTACCGCCGCTGGGACGCGGACCCCTCACAGGCGCCGACCGAACGTCCCGACCTCGGTCGGATCCGGCTGGAGATCAACCGGATCAACGGCGAACTCGTGCGTGCCATCGCGGACTCGGCGGCCGTGCGGGAGGCCCCCTCCTGTGTGGGGCGGCTCACGGCCGGGGTCGCGGCGGTGATCCATGGGCGGCAGCTGGACGCGCTGCACAGTGTGGCGCTGGGGCGGTCGCTGCCGTCGGTGTGCGAGCGGGCGGCGCCGTAA